The DNA segment CATCTGCCAACAATCCAACCATTCCACTTCTAGGTAGTtacccaagaaaaatggaaatctaTGTCTACTAAGGATTTGTTCAAGGATGTTCATGGTCACCTCTTAATTCAGAACAGCTAATAACTGAGAAAGACGCAAGTATCCATCAATAAgggaatggaaaaacaaattgtgGTGCATCCATTCAATGCCATACTACTCAGCAGCAAAAAGGCACCGAAGTAAGGCTCAATCTCAGAAGCGTTAATGTTAGGTGAAGAAGCTagacccccctccaaaaaaagtacacattaatgatttatatataaatataaataaatatatattcatacatatataatatagaaaAGGAAAACGTAATCTGTAGTGGTATAAAGccgatcagtggttgcctggggtcaGGAGTACAGGAATTGGGGGGAGAATGGATACAACTAAGATCTGCGCACATaactgtatgttaattatattaaatatttttaaggaattttaaggaagagagggaaagaggaatggagagagggaaaagaaggagaaacacAGTAGCGGAGCTCGCTTGCGGGCAGCGGTGGGCGGACCAGGTGCAGAAGCTCGAGGAAGGCGGGAGCCGCGGACgccgcggggggcggggggcggggggcagggagcGCGGCGGGAGCCGGCCGCCCAGCGTGCAGTTGCTCCTCTCGGACGCCAGGTGGCGGCGTGGGCCGGGAGGGGCGCGGCGCGGTGACCCCGGAAGCGGCGGTGAGGGGGCGGGCCTATGCGCGGGAGTCCATGTGGGCGCCGGCGGGGCGGGTAACAGCGCGGGGTCGCCATGGCGGAGCTGCAGCAGCTCCGGGTGCGAGAGGCGGTGGATTCCATGGTGAAGAGTCTGGAGAAGGAGAACATCCGGAAGATCCAGGTAGCCGGGCGAGGGCCGATCCGGGGGTCCGGGATTCCCGGCCCCTTCCCGCAGCCGCCGCGCAATCCTCCGCGCCACTGCGTCCCTCCCGGCCGACGCGTGTCGAGGTGTCCCTGGGGTCGTCCCTGGGGTCCTCGGAATCACGCCTCGCCCTCAGACAGAACTTCGGGAGCTTTGGCTGAGCGGATGAAATCTGTGCGTCCTCGCCACGCGCAAGGCCGTTTGCCCCCCAGGCCGGGCCGTGGGAGGGGGTGTCCCCGCACCGGGGTTAAATACCCGCTGGTATGATGCGTTCGGCCTCCCCGACCTTCCCCTCTTGCGCGGCCCCTTGTGCAGGTGAGCAGGCCGCGGCCCGAAAAGATCACGGCCAAGGTGAAAGACCGGAAAGGCGAAAGCTCTCGGCCTCCTCAGTAGCCAGGCTGTGCCCGGTTCTGTAACACCGAACTCTGCTCCACACGGCGTTGGTCCTGCTTTGACCCCCTAAGTGTCTTGTAGCTGTTGGTCCTGCTTCCCTAACCGGATTGTGAGTTTACCTTGTAAAGGTGCCCCTGGAGTCGAGTGGACCGGTTGCCCCCTGGTGGAATGTAGGTTCCTAGGTTGCTGACCTCTGAACCCTGTGGTGTAGGCACCTAGGTTTCAGAACTTGGCCTCATCTGACCCACCACCACCTTCCCCGTCCACCCAGCCTTCAGTGCAACAATTGCCAAAGAACTAGCAGCAAGGAGGCCACGCAGCACCCCACTAGGCAAAAAGGATAATGTTCCCATTCGTGGTTCTAAGGCCCTGATGTCTATTCTAAGGAGAAGTGCGGATATAGACGCCCCTCCTAGCCTCTGTTGCACTCCATGGTCATCTCTGTCCCCGGAGGCTTTCCTGCCTCACCTCTCCGCCCTCCCTCCACAGGGCCTCATGTTCCAGTGCAGCGCTGGCTGTTGTGAGGACAGCCACGCGTCCATGCAACAAGTGCACCAGTGCATTGAGCGCTGCCATATGCCTCTGGCTCAAGCCCAGTCCCTGGTGACCAGCGAGTTGGAGAAGTTCCAGGTAAGGAATATCCCAAACAGAGGACTCCAGCCCTTGGTGTTGGTCTTTTGCAGGAGATGACAGGCATTTGTTCAAAACTCTTGGCTTTAGTGTCTTGGTTCTGTGTTAACATTTGTGACAGTGCTATAGCCAGCTAGTCTTCACAGGattttaagttttagaaaaaaTCCTGGAGGTTGAGTGCTGTAAGAATTTCCCATAGAAACAATGTAAAAGGGAGTTACCAAGAGCCTTAtgattcccctcccccactgatACCAAATATAAAATACGTCCGTACAGTGTAAAGCTTTCCAAAACATAGCAACCTAGAGCAAGATCCTACCATCACTTTGTAGATTTGCCCACCAAGAACACCCCTACTTTCTACACCCAGAGGGCAGCCCCCGTGTCACTGAAGAGCAGtcttcatttatatgaagaattgTTGTTGTTGGCTTGCTGATTCCTGTCTCACAAGCCTCTCTGGGGTCTCTAAGGGCCCCCCATATCCCTCCCTGGAGCAGAGGGTAGCCACAACTTCATTTTACTCCCTTCCTCGGGATATACTTTCCTGGAACTTGGGGGAAGCAGGGCCCACTTCTGAACCAGTTTTTCATAGCCTGGGATTCTGTTCACATGGCAAAATTATATCTAACGTGATACATCTTTACATTCTatataaaattcttcaaaattacTGGGGCTGTAAGAGAATAACTTCTCCAAGATCATGGAACTCTAAGAGGGTTTCTTGGTGTTTGACACCTTATTTTACTGCTAGCGTCTTTCAAAATTTGCTTCTTCAATTACTGTATAACTTTCTCCTCCCATTCACTTTTCAGTCCTCTCCAGGCTAACTTACTCTTCCACTGTGCCAGAACCACTCTCTCCACTCCCCTCCATGGGGCTGAAACCAGTGGTTATTTTCATTCCTCGTCTTACTCAGTGTGTCTGCATCATTGATACAGTGGTTCACTTGCCCCCCTCCTTAAAACCCTTTATTCAGTTGGCCTCAGGATAGGATAGCTCACTCTCCTGGGTTTCTACCTCTCCCTCTAGCCATCCTTTCTTGTTcttatttactgatttttcccctctccagcctctgagGAGCATTGGAGTGCCCAGGGCCAAGCTTGGACTTTTTCTCTGTCTAGTTCTCTAGGCTCGTAGTTATAAATATCATCTATATGCTGACAACTCCTACATTCATATCTCTAGACCAGCTGCACCCCTGATCTCCAGATTCATATTCCCAACTCTTTTCCCCAACATCaccacttacttattttatttgtcCATCTGCCCTCATTGGAATATAAGTTCAATGAGGGCAAGAACTTTATCCATGTTACTCAATGCTGTATTCCCAACATTACAAGAGTCCCTGGCACATAGCTGATGCTCAATACACGATTTGTTGACTTGAGTATTTCTCTGTAGCAAGGACAGACCTTATAGAATCAAGATGTTTGAAAATCTGTAGTTGAGTAACAGTGGCCTCTAGTTACTTCTCACTTCCTGGAAGAAGCTTCTGTATAATTTATTCTATTCTATCATTCATCTGCTTTCTAGTAATGCTTTGTCTGGGCACtcgtgtcctttttttctttttaaatatatatagtgtcCCTTAATTTGATCAAGAGAATACATGTCAAGCCAAAATAtgcagcacagagcctggcacatgataAGCACTTGGTAAATAAAGCTCAGCCTCTCAgtcttctctccccttttccttcttgcCACAGGACCGCCTGACCCGGTGCACCATGCATTGCAATGACAAAGCCAAAGATTCAATAGATGCAGGGAGTAAAGAGCCTCAGGTGAAGCGACAGCTGGAGAGTTGTGTGACCAAGTGTGTGGATGACCACATGAACCTCATCCCAACCATGACCAGGAAGATGAAGGAGTCTCTCTCATCCATGGGGAAGTAGAAGTCTGCTGTTGGCCGTCCGGGCTAAGGGCAGGAGCCTATTTTAAAAGAGGAATGAGGATTTGGGTCTTTTAAGCAAAGtttatgaatgaagaaattaaggATGGCAGCACGTTTAAGGCCTACGTCACTTCCTTCTGAACactgtttcctttgtgtttcAATCCTAAAAAGCGAGATGGAAAAAACTGGTGCTAAAATTTGGGTCAGAGATAGCACAGGTGTTTTTGAGAGCCCAAGGGTCACGCGGCAAGTGCTTATCCTGGCAGAGGGGATCACCCTTGTACCCAACCAGAGCCCTCCGAGGTACCAGACTGTCATAGTACACAGGTACCAACAGGTGGGCAGGTTCCTCTAGCCTGCCTGTGATCTGGTGGTGTGGAGAGAGGTGTTTCTGTTTGTTGTCAGCTTTCTGTCTACCGGAAGGATCACCACACCATTTTCCATAAACTGTAAAACAAAATCCATGAGGTCAccaatttaaaagggaaaaggagacttctagggtttggtttggtttggtttggttttatagACGCAGGCATGAAGTTAAGTTAAGATGTGGCCTTGGGAGAGTTAATTTGCATAAGAACTTTGAAACGGTCCTTGTGGGTATTCATTTCTGGCCATCAAGGTGTGgatgtgcattttttaaattacattacaTCTTTCAGCCTGGAGTCCCTACAAAAATATGAGAGGTGATGTCACACTGCTATGGAAGCAAATCTTCCCTCTCACTGGCAGCCATGATTGGCCCTGAGGCTGCCTGCAGCAGTGACAGGACAATCTTGCGGTGACACTCAGCCTTGAAGGGAAAGGAGGTTTTGTGCTGTGCGCTAGTATTCAGGAGTGAACAGTGAAAGAAAAACGGTTAGCTGCTTAATTAAGAGTTACGAAGTACTGGATTTGAAAAAATCTGGTTTTCATAAAACAGGATAGAATGAAAGCTTAAACCCAGTATTGCTTACTTTGCCCCCTGAAATGACAGAGCTCTATTGAGACAATCTCTTGGCAACACAAAGGGGATGGGAGAAAAAGTAAGCATCTTGGGGGTGAGCTGTGACTTTTTTAGAGCTAAAGAgggacagccccccacccccatcaccaaATACCACTTTTGCCAGGGCCTTTGCAAAATGCATTGTTCTTCCCCTAGTTCTGGCACCTTACCGTTTTGTTAAGTAAGTTGTTGTCTTTTTACCAATTTATTACTTGAAATGATAATGTAGCCTGTCTGTTTGCTGTTTCAAGACTGTGATATATTTTCCTAGtggtttggttttaaaaataaataaggtttAATTTTTCCTCCATTATTGTGTTTCTTTCCTTATGTTTGGGCAGTGAGTATGTAACTTTGTCACGATGCTTCTCTTTGtaatatgtgaaataaatgtaAGGCATCCAGGGAAGTGAAAATTAGTTTTGTGTTATGATTCAGATGCTTGTAAATGGGAAGAACTTTGAGGGCAGGCTAGGGCACTACAACCTG comes from the Camelus dromedarius isolate mCamDro1 chromosome 15, mCamDro1.pat, whole genome shotgun sequence genome and includes:
- the FAM136A gene encoding protein FAM136A, with the protein product MAELQQLRVREAVDSMVKSLEKENIRKIQGLMFQCSAGCCEDSHASMQQVHQCIERCHMPLAQAQSLVTSELEKFQDRLTRCTMHCNDKAKDSIDAGSKEPQVKRQLESCVTKCVDDHMNLIPTMTRKMKESLSSMGK